A genomic window from Macaca mulatta isolate MMU2019108-1 chromosome 19, T2T-MMU8v2.0, whole genome shotgun sequence includes:
- the TBXA2R gene encoding thromboxane A2 receptor isoform X1 has product MWPNGSSLGPCFRPTNITLEERRLIASPWFAASFCVVGLASNLLALSVLAGARQGGSHTRSSFLTFLCGLVLTDFLGLLVTGAIVVSQHAALFEWHAVDPGCRLCRFMGVVMIFFGLSPLLLGATMASERFLGITRPFSRPAVTSQRRAWATVGLVWAAALALGLLPLLGLGRYTVQYPGSWCFLTLGAESGDVAFGLLFSMLGGLSVGLSFLLNTVSVATLCHVYHGQEAAQQRPRDSEVEMMAQLLGIMLVASVCWLPLLMEFRCVAQAEVQWCHLSSLQPLPPGYKDPPTSASQVAGTTGLHRPDSAAEPACHEPLRAAVPRHGAAAAHLLARGHVEPDPGPLGVHPVPPRRAPAPAAPPQHPAQVAVPPAAAHAALRAAVGSGQSAPPARLRGALGPLGQPICLF; this is encoded by the exons ATGTGGCCCAATGGCAGTTCCCTGGGGCCCTGTTTCCGGCCCACAAACATTACCCTGGAGGAGAGGCGGCTGATCGCCTCGCCCTGGTTCGCCGCCTCCTTTTGCGTGGTGGGCCTGGCCTCCAACCTGCTGGCCCTGAGCGTGCTGGCGGGGGCGCGGCAGGGGGGTTCGCACACGCGCTCCTCCTTCCTCACCTTCCTCTGCGGCCTCGTCCTCACTGACTTCCTGGGTCTGCTGGTGACCGGTGCCATCGTGGTGTCCCAGCACGCCGCGCTCTTCGAGTGGCATGCCGTGGACCCCGGCTGCCGTCTCTGCCGCTTCATGGGCGTCGTCATGATCTTCTTCGGCCTGTCCCCGCTGCTGCTGGGGGCCACCATGGCCTCGGAGCGTTTCCTAGGCATCACCCGGCCCTTCTCGCGCCCGGCGGTCACCTCGCAGCGCCGCGCCTGGGCCACCGTGGGGCTGGTGTGGGCGGCCGCGCTGGCGCTGGGCCTGCTGCCCCTGCTGGGCCTGGGTCGCTACACCGTGCAATACCCGGGGTCCTGGTGCTTCCTGACGCTGGGCGCCGAGTCTGGGGACGTGGCCTTTGGGCTGCTCTTTTCCATGCTGGGCGGCCTCTCGGTTGGGCTGTCCTTCCTGCTGAACACCGTCAGCGTGGCCACCCTGTGCCACGTCTACCACGGGCAGGAGGCGGCCCAGCAGCGTCCCCGGGACTCCGAGGTGGAGATGATGGCTCAGCTCCTGGGCATCATGCTGGTGGCCAGCGTGTGTTGGCTGCCCCTGCTG atggagtttcgctgtgttgcccaggctgaagtgcagtggtgccatcttagctcactgcaacctctgcctcctgggtacaaggatcctcccacctcagcctcccaagtagctgggactacag GTCTTCATCGCCCAGACAGTGCTGCGGAACCCGCCTGCCATGAGCCCCTCCGGGCAGCTGTCCCGCGCCACGGAGCAGCAGCTGCTCATCTACTTGCGCGTGGCCACGTGGAACCAGATCCTGGACCCCTGGGTGTACATCCTGTTCCGCCGCGCCGTGCTCCGGCGCCTGCAGCCCCGCCTCAGCACCCGGCCCAGGTCGCTGTCCCTCCAGCCGCAGCTCACGCAGCGCTCCGGGCTGCAGTAGGAAGTGGACAGAGCGCCCCTCCCGCGCGTTTACGCGGAGCCCTCGGCCCCCTGGGACAGCCCATCTGCCTGTTCTGA
- the TBXA2R gene encoding thromboxane A2 receptor isoform X2, producing MWPNGSSLGPCFRPTNITLEERRLIASPWFAASFCVVGLASNLLALSVLAGARQGGSHTRSSFLTFLCGLVLTDFLGLLVTGAIVVSQHAALFEWHAVDPGCRLCRFMGVVMIFFGLSPLLLGATMASERFLGITRPFSRPAVTSQRRAWATVGLVWAAALALGLLPLLGLGRYTVQYPGSWCFLTLGAESGDVAFGLLFSMLGGLSVGLSFLLNTVSVATLCHVYHGQEAAQQRPRDSEVEMMAQLLGIMLVASVCWLPLLVFIAQTVLRNPPAMSPSGQLSRATEQQLLIYLRVATWNQILDPWVYILFRRAVLRRLQPRLSTRPRSLSLQPQLTQRSGLQ from the exons ATGTGGCCCAATGGCAGTTCCCTGGGGCCCTGTTTCCGGCCCACAAACATTACCCTGGAGGAGAGGCGGCTGATCGCCTCGCCCTGGTTCGCCGCCTCCTTTTGCGTGGTGGGCCTGGCCTCCAACCTGCTGGCCCTGAGCGTGCTGGCGGGGGCGCGGCAGGGGGGTTCGCACACGCGCTCCTCCTTCCTCACCTTCCTCTGCGGCCTCGTCCTCACTGACTTCCTGGGTCTGCTGGTGACCGGTGCCATCGTGGTGTCCCAGCACGCCGCGCTCTTCGAGTGGCATGCCGTGGACCCCGGCTGCCGTCTCTGCCGCTTCATGGGCGTCGTCATGATCTTCTTCGGCCTGTCCCCGCTGCTGCTGGGGGCCACCATGGCCTCGGAGCGTTTCCTAGGCATCACCCGGCCCTTCTCGCGCCCGGCGGTCACCTCGCAGCGCCGCGCCTGGGCCACCGTGGGGCTGGTGTGGGCGGCCGCGCTGGCGCTGGGCCTGCTGCCCCTGCTGGGCCTGGGTCGCTACACCGTGCAATACCCGGGGTCCTGGTGCTTCCTGACGCTGGGCGCCGAGTCTGGGGACGTGGCCTTTGGGCTGCTCTTTTCCATGCTGGGCGGCCTCTCGGTTGGGCTGTCCTTCCTGCTGAACACCGTCAGCGTGGCCACCCTGTGCCACGTCTACCACGGGCAGGAGGCGGCCCAGCAGCGTCCCCGGGACTCCGAGGTGGAGATGATGGCTCAGCTCCTGGGCATCATGCTGGTGGCCAGCGTGTGTTGGCTGCCCCTGCTG GTCTTCATCGCCCAGACAGTGCTGCGGAACCCGCCTGCCATGAGCCCCTCCGGGCAGCTGTCCCGCGCCACGGAGCAGCAGCTGCTCATCTACTTGCGCGTGGCCACGTGGAACCAGATCCTGGACCCCTGGGTGTACATCCTGTTCCGCCGCGCCGTGCTCCGGCGCCTGCAGCCCCGCCTCAGCACCCGGCCCAGGTCGCTGTCCCTCCAGCCGCAGCTCACGCAGCGCTCCGGGCTGCAGTAG